Proteins from a single region of Rhodospirillales bacterium:
- a CDS encoding FTR1 family protein: MFPTATIVFREIIEVALVVSIVLAATRGMPSRIHLVLAGLGVGVFGSVVIAFFTDAISQAIDGIGQEIFNAGVMFIAVGFLSWTVIWMKTHGRQLAQNIKAVGADVMAGDKSAYVLVGVVALATFREGAEIALFTYGMTASGAFPLSAIVMGGILGTIGGAAIGLMLYMGLLKAAQKHLFSITGWMLIVLTAGMAAQGANFLIAAGVLPPLHPEVWDTSALISGQSFIGETLRVLVGYTPRPTGMELVFYGTVLLGVGTAYKRVGKPVSSHRKALPLVAAE; this comes from the coding sequence ATGTTTCCCACTGCTACAATTGTTTTTCGTGAAATTATTGAAGTGGCGCTTGTTGTCAGCATTGTGCTAGCGGCAACCCGGGGGATGCCGAGTCGCATTCATCTGGTACTGGCCGGTCTGGGCGTTGGCGTTTTTGGCTCTGTGGTTATCGCGTTTTTTACCGATGCCATTTCGCAAGCAATTGACGGCATAGGCCAGGAGATCTTTAATGCAGGCGTAATGTTTATCGCAGTTGGGTTTTTAAGCTGGACTGTAATCTGGATGAAAACCCACGGGCGTCAGCTCGCGCAGAATATCAAGGCTGTGGGGGCTGACGTGATGGCGGGCGATAAGTCGGCCTATGTGCTTGTCGGTGTTGTAGCGCTGGCCACGTTTCGTGAGGGCGCTGAAATTGCGCTATTTACCTATGGCATGACGGCTTCGGGGGCGTTCCCGTTATCTGCAATTGTGATGGGCGGCATCTTAGGGACCATTGGAGGCGCTGCAATCGGCTTGATGCTCTATATGGGTTTGTTGAAAGCCGCGCAAAAACATCTGTTTAGCATAACGGGTTGGATGCTGATTGTTCTTACTGCCGGCATGGCTGCACAAGGAGCAAATTTCCTCATCGCGGCCGGCGTTTTGCCGCCGCTGCACCCGGAAGTGTGGGATACTTCCGCGCTAATTTCCGGACAGAGTTTTATCGGTGAGACCTTGAGGGTTTTAGTAGGCTATACGCCGCGTCCTACGGGTATGGAACTGGTGTTTTATGGAACGGTGCTTTTGGGTGTCGGCACAGCCTATAAGCGCGTTGGAAAACCCGTTTCTTCTCATCGTAAAGCTCTACCTCTTGTCGCTGCGGAGTAG
- a CDS encoding cupredoxin domain-containing protein codes for MIAEKAGKADQLGAIDEAVQAVHYASENHEDAQVREWFAKLEAAVATLDGKIVQSKTNADGAYELVIKDHMFTPDELHVPAGQKIKLVVHNQDPTPEEFESDDFRREKIVPGNSSATIYVGPLKPGKYHFFGEFNLDKANGYLYAE; via the coding sequence ATGATTGCCGAAAAGGCTGGTAAAGCCGATCAATTAGGCGCTATAGATGAAGCGGTGCAAGCAGTGCATTATGCTTCTGAAAATCACGAAGACGCACAAGTGCGTGAATGGTTTGCCAAACTAGAAGCGGCTGTGGCGACTTTAGACGGTAAGATTGTGCAAAGCAAAACCAATGCGGATGGTGCGTATGAGCTTGTGATCAAAGACCATATGTTTACGCCCGATGAGTTGCATGTTCCGGCTGGTCAAAAGATTAAACTTGTAGTACATAACCAAGACCCAACACCGGAAGAATTTGAAAGTGATGATTTCCGGCGTGAGAAAATTGTTCCGGGCAATTCCAGTGCGACAATTTATGTCGGCCCGCTCAAGCCCGGTAAATACCATTTCTTCGGCGAGTTTAACCTTGATAAAGCCAATGGGTATTTGTACGCCGAATAG
- a CDS encoding sulfite exporter TauE/SafE family protein produces MKAFLVIIAQCIQNFGTAYGLPVSLFLAGLFGGLTHCAGMCAPFVLAQTTQETRLQKLGSRLLLPYHLGRMTTYVTLAVIVNALINMAFLFSDLKILITAPLLMLAGTIFIITAFPNASALFPWAARLQIVPTFGIISRLGKNFMTDPNLLKRYGLGVLLGFMPCGLVLSALLASATADTPLYAAFAMSAFTLGTIPALLMVTLGGQALKKAYPKATQRFSRGAMIISGLWLFTLAGIMLTGD; encoded by the coding sequence TTGAAAGCCTTTCTTGTGATCATCGCGCAATGTATCCAGAATTTCGGCACAGCTTACGGCCTCCCCGTAAGCTTATTTCTCGCCGGACTATTCGGCGGACTTACGCATTGTGCCGGAATGTGCGCCCCCTTTGTACTGGCCCAAACCACACAAGAAACCCGCCTTCAAAAACTAGGCTCAAGACTTCTGCTTCCCTACCATCTTGGCCGCATGACCACATACGTAACCTTGGCGGTGATCGTAAATGCACTCATTAACATGGCGTTCCTGTTTTCCGATTTAAAAATTCTCATTACAGCTCCGCTTCTTATGCTGGCAGGCACAATTTTTATCATCACGGCATTTCCAAATGCGAGCGCCCTTTTTCCTTGGGCTGCCCGCCTGCAAATCGTCCCCACATTTGGAATCATCTCCCGCTTGGGCAAAAATTTTATGACCGATCCAAACCTGCTAAAGCGTTATGGCTTGGGTGTTTTATTAGGTTTCATGCCCTGCGGCCTTGTTTTATCGGCCCTTCTGGCCTCTGCAACAGCAGATACACCACTTTACGCAGCCTTTGCAATGAGCGCCTTTACTCTGGGAACAATTCCAGCCTTACTCATGGTAACCTTGGGGGGGCAAGCATTGAAGAAGGCGTACCCTAAAGCAACGCAAAGATTTTCCCGGGGAGCAATGATAATAAGTGGCCTTTGGCTCTTTACTTTGGCCGGCATAATGCTTACAGGAGACTAG
- the ccoN gene encoding cytochrome-c oxidase, cbb3-type subunit I gives MTATTLSEKPDYNDDVVKLFTLATIFWGVTGFLVGVLIASQMVFPDLNIEPWLNFGRLRPLHTSAVIFAFGGNALFATSYYVVQRTCGVRLWSDKLANFTFWGYQAVIVMAGLGYVLGVTQGKEYAEPEWYVDLWLTVVWVAYLLVYLGTVIKRKEPHLYVANWFYLAFIITVAVLHLGNNIQIPVELLGAKSYSVQAGVQSAMIQWWYGHNAVGFFLTAGFLGMMYYFVPKQANRPIYSYRLSIVHFWSLIFIYIWAGPHHLHYTSLPDWAQTLGMTFSIMLWMPSWGGMINGVMTLSGAWHKLREDPVLQFMIVALAFYGMSTFEGPLMSIRAVNSLSHYTDWTIGHVHSGALGWVGFISFGALYYLVPRLWGRERLYSTKLVSMHLWIATIGIVFYIAAMWVSGIMQGLMWRSYNDMGFLEYSFVESVMAMKPFYMIRVLGGLLYLTGALIMVYNFWKTIRGDVNEKEQQLLSQGATA, from the coding sequence ATGACTGCAACCACACTTTCCGAAAAACCAGACTATAACGATGACGTTGTTAAGCTCTTCACGCTTGCCACCATATTCTGGGGCGTTACGGGCTTCCTTGTCGGCGTACTTATCGCTTCACAAATGGTTTTCCCTGACCTGAATATTGAGCCATGGCTCAATTTTGGCCGCTTGCGTCCTTTGCATACATCCGCAGTGATCTTTGCTTTTGGCGGAAATGCCTTGTTTGCAACCAGCTACTACGTTGTTCAGCGCACTTGCGGTGTAAGACTTTGGAGCGACAAACTGGCAAATTTCACTTTCTGGGGTTACCAGGCTGTCATTGTTATGGCCGGTTTGGGTTATGTTCTGGGCGTTACGCAAGGTAAAGAATATGCAGAACCGGAATGGTATGTGGACCTATGGCTGACTGTTGTCTGGGTTGCTTACCTTCTGGTTTATCTGGGAACAGTAATCAAACGTAAAGAACCGCACCTCTATGTTGCGAACTGGTTTTATCTGGCTTTTATTATCACGGTGGCCGTCCTGCATCTTGGTAACAACATTCAGATTCCCGTTGAGCTTCTCGGTGCCAAGAGCTATTCCGTCCAAGCTGGCGTTCAAAGCGCAATGATCCAGTGGTGGTACGGGCACAATGCGGTGGGTTTCTTCCTTACGGCAGGATTCCTTGGTATGATGTACTATTTCGTGCCTAAACAGGCGAATCGCCCGATCTACTCCTATCGTCTGTCGATCGTACACTTCTGGTCCCTGATTTTCATTTATATCTGGGCAGGGCCGCACCATTTGCATTACACATCTTTGCCTGACTGGGCGCAGACTTTGGGCATGACCTTCTCCATCATGCTCTGGATGCCTTCCTGGGGTGGGATGATCAACGGGGTCATGACCCTGTCCGGCGCTTGGCATAAATTACGTGAAGACCCGGTCCTGCAATTCATGATCGTTGCACTCGCCTTCTATGGCATGAGCACGTTCGAAGGGCCGCTTATGTCCATCCGCGCGGTAAACTCTCTGTCTCACTACACAGACTGGACCATCGGTCACGTACATTCCGGGGCCTTGGGGTGGGTCGGCTTCATCAGCTTCGGCGCACTTTATTATCTCGTACCGCGCCTATGGGGACGTGAACGTCTATATTCTACAAAGCTGGTCTCCATGCATCTGTGGATCGCTACTATCGGTATAGTATTTTACATCGCCGCCATGTGGGTGTCTGGTATCATGCAAGGTCTGATGTGGCGCTCATATAACGACATGGGATTCCTCGAATATTCCTTCGTCGAAAGCGTTATGGCCATGAAACCCTTCTATATGATTCGCGTACTTGGTGGCCTGCTCTATCTAACCGGCGCCCTGATCATGGTCTACAATTTCTGGAAGACCATTCGCGGAGACGTGAATGAAAAAGAACAACAACTTCTCTCTCAAGGAGCAACAGCATGA
- the ccoO gene encoding cytochrome-c oxidase, cbb3-type subunit II, which produces MSWKSHETLEKNSILLLIGIIVVVLIGGIVEIVPLFRKETVIEPVEGVRPYTPLELAGYNIYIREGCYNCHSQQIRPLRDEVVRYGHYSLAAESMYDHPFQWGSKRTGPDLARVGGKYSDEWQTAHLVEPRDLVPESIMPSYGFLLKKGAKLHSLDKHLKVLRITGVPYSDEMIENAEKDAAAQATGEDRADISGLQERYGEKVNARDFDGQENMISEMDALVAYLQVLGTMVDFEAAQQVEGAQ; this is translated from the coding sequence ATGAGCTGGAAAAGCCACGAAACACTCGAAAAGAACTCCATCCTTTTGTTAATCGGCATTATAGTCGTTGTGCTGATCGGGGGAATAGTTGAAATTGTTCCGCTGTTTCGCAAGGAAACGGTGATTGAACCGGTCGAAGGCGTGCGGCCTTACACTCCGCTGGAACTTGCCGGATATAATATTTATATCCGTGAGGGGTGTTATAACTGCCACTCTCAGCAAATCCGCCCCCTGCGTGATGAAGTTGTGCGCTATGGCCATTATTCCCTGGCCGCAGAAAGTATGTACGATCATCCATTCCAATGGGGTTCCAAACGCACCGGGCCGGACCTGGCGCGTGTGGGCGGCAAATATTCGGACGAATGGCAAACAGCGCACCTGGTAGAGCCGCGTGATCTTGTTCCGGAATCAATCATGCCTTCATATGGGTTTCTGCTCAAAAAAGGCGCTAAACTTCACAGCCTGGACAAACACCTGAAAGTTTTGCGTATCACCGGTGTTCCTTACAGCGATGAAATGATTGAAAACGCTGAAAAAGATGCTGCTGCTCAAGCTACTGGTGAAGATCGCGCTGATATAAGCGGGCTACAAGAGCGCTATGGCGAAAAAGTCAATGCCCGTGATTTTGACGGGCAGGAAAATATGATTTCAGAAATGGATGCACTTGTCGCCTATCTTCAGGTTCTGGGCACGATGGTTGATTTTGAAGCCGCCCAGCAAGTTGAGGGGGCGCAATGA
- a CDS encoding cbb3-type cytochrome c oxidase subunit 3, with product MIDFITDHAGMIGLLFFFGFFVAVAMWTFRPGAKENYKKHAHIPLEEN from the coding sequence ATGATAGATTTCATCACCGACCATGCCGGTATGATCGGCCTACTCTTTTTCTTCGGATTTTTTGTCGCCGTGGCAATGTGGACTTTTCGCCCCGGCGCCAAAGAAAACTATAAAAAACACGCGCACATCCCGCTTGAGGAGAACTAA
- the ccoP gene encoding cytochrome-c oxidase, cbb3-type subunit III: MSDDNKKKEIDDLSGVETTGHEWDGLKELNNPLPRWWVWIFIVTVIWSAWYFVVYPSWPVPGGATEGTSGYTQFKELAHNQAEITARQEAYLAQFEGADFETILKTPDLYAFAVAGGKSAFKDNCATCHGAGGQGAKGFPNLNDDDWLWGGNLEDIHQTIQYGIRADNWDTRDSQMPAFGADELLERSEIDAVVDYVLTLSGGKQTSSHAQGMQIFAEQCAACHGEDGRGMRELGAPNLTDKIWLYGGDRETVYETVFNARAGLMPAWNERLDENTIKQLTIYLHELGGGE, from the coding sequence ATGAGCGATGACAACAAGAAAAAAGAAATTGATGATCTTTCCGGCGTTGAAACCACTGGACATGAATGGGATGGTCTAAAAGAGCTTAACAACCCGCTACCGCGCTGGTGGGTATGGATATTTATTGTCACCGTTATATGGTCTGCATGGTACTTTGTTGTATATCCATCCTGGCCGGTCCCTGGCGGTGCAACTGAAGGTACATCCGGCTATACGCAGTTTAAGGAACTTGCGCACAATCAAGCAGAGATTACTGCCCGTCAAGAGGCCTATCTGGCTCAATTCGAAGGTGCGGATTTTGAAACCATTCTTAAAACACCTGATCTGTACGCTTTCGCCGTTGCCGGCGGCAAGTCCGCTTTCAAGGATAATTGTGCTACCTGTCACGGTGCGGGCGGGCAAGGTGCTAAAGGCTTCCCGAACCTCAATGACGATGACTGGCTCTGGGGCGGCAACCTTGAAGATATTCACCAAACGATTCAGTATGGTATTCGTGCAGACAATTGGGATACTCGCGATTCCCAAATGCCGGCCTTCGGCGCCGACGAACTGCTTGAACGTTCGGAGATTGATGCTGTTGTCGATTACGTTCTTACGCTTTCCGGTGGTAAACAGACGAGCAGCCACGCTCAGGGCATGCAGATTTTCGCTGAACAGTGCGCGGCTTGCCACGGCGAAGACGGTCGCGGAATGCGCGAACTCGGCGCACCAAACCTGACCGACAAGATTTGGCTCTATGGCGGAGATCGTGAAACAGTGTATGAAACGGTCTTCAACGCTCGCGCAGGATTAATGCCAGCCTGGAATGAGCGTCTTGATGAAAATACCATCAAGCAGCTCACGATCTATCTTCATGAACTGGGCGGCGGCGAGTAA
- the ccoG gene encoding cytochrome c oxidase accessory protein CcoG → MLELFAKQEKIYPKRVWGKYRKMKWATMIATLGLYYLAPFIRWDRGPNAPDQAIMIDLPARRAYWFWIEIWPQEVYLLTGILILAAIGLFVVTSMFGRVWCGYFCPQTVWTDLFVWVERIIQGDRNARKRLHDSPWSFDKIGKILATHFIWLVIAWCTAGSFVLYFNDAPTLVRSFFEFDVSPTVLGFIGGLTFSTYLMAGFAREQVCTYMCPYARFQSAMFDKDTLIIGYDEKRGEPRGSHKKGESWDGRGHCIDCTACVQVCPTGIDIRNGLQMECIACGLCVDACNNIMDKLDLPRGLIRYDTTNHMAAEIKGGKEKFHIMRMRTFYYGIIMAVVGSIMLYALINRAQLELHVLHDRSPLFVQLSSGEIRNGYTIKILNKTFENRTYTLSVEGLPEAKIEVSAAGNIDSNTLYVDADSVGEYHIFISADIEPGPARDVTLTLTDSDGSLHDSYTSTFITQRK, encoded by the coding sequence ATGCTCGAACTCTTCGCCAAACAGGAAAAAATCTATCCCAAACGTGTTTGGGGAAAATACCGTAAAATGAAATGGGCGACAATGATTGCTACGTTGGGGCTATACTACCTTGCCCCTTTCATTCGCTGGGATCGGGGGCCAAACGCTCCTGATCAGGCCATCATGATTGATCTGCCCGCCCGGCGCGCCTACTGGTTTTGGATCGAAATATGGCCACAGGAAGTCTATCTCCTCACTGGTATTCTTATTCTTGCGGCCATCGGTCTGTTTGTTGTCACCAGCATGTTTGGCCGTGTGTGGTGCGGCTATTTCTGTCCACAAACCGTCTGGACCGATCTTTTTGTCTGGGTTGAACGCATCATCCAGGGGGATCGCAATGCTCGCAAAAGACTTCACGACAGTCCCTGGAGCTTTGACAAGATTGGAAAAATTCTCGCTACCCACTTCATCTGGCTGGTTATCGCCTGGTGTACAGCCGGATCTTTTGTGCTGTATTTCAATGACGCGCCCACACTGGTTCGCAGCTTTTTTGAATTTGATGTCTCTCCTACCGTGCTCGGCTTTATCGGTGGTCTGACCTTCTCCACTTACCTTATGGCCGGTTTTGCCCGTGAACAGGTTTGCACTTATATGTGTCCCTACGCCCGTTTCCAATCTGCCATGTTCGATAAAGATACTCTCATCATTGGTTATGATGAAAAACGCGGCGAACCTCGCGGTAGTCATAAAAAAGGTGAAAGCTGGGATGGGCGCGGTCATTGCATCGATTGCACCGCTTGCGTTCAGGTCTGCCCCACCGGCATCGATATCCGTAATGGACTGCAAATGGAGTGCATAGCCTGTGGCCTGTGCGTCGATGCCTGTAACAACATCATGGACAAGCTTGATTTGCCACGTGGCCTGATCCGTTATGACACCACCAACCACATGGCCGCAGAAATCAAAGGCGGTAAAGAAAAATTTCATATTATGCGCATGCGCACATTCTATTATGGCATTATCATGGCTGTGGTCGGGAGCATCATGCTCTATGCGCTTATAAACCGGGCACAGCTGGAACTCCACGTCCTGCATGATCGCAGCCCGCTATTTGTTCAGCTTTCCAGCGGTGAAATCCGTAACGGCTACACCATAAAAATTCTCAACAAAACCTTTGAAAACCGGACCTATACCTTAAGTGTTGAAGGCCTGCCCGAAGCAAAAATTGAAGTTAGCGCAGCAGGAAATATCGATTCAAATACGCTCTATGTCGATGCTGACAGCGTTGGTGAATATCACATCTTCATCAGTGCCGATATTGAGCCCGGTCCCGCCCGTGATGTAACGCTAACATTGACAGATTCAGATGGATCCTTGCATGATAGCTACACATCAACCTTTATCACGCAGAGAAAGTAG
- a CDS encoding FixH family protein gives METAIKNPKDKWIPWYFVAFFAVIAILDGIFVYVAISTHTGVTTENAYEKGLAFNENFEKFRAQPKLQEQLSFENGVLHWNVKDEAGRPLGNARVIAKIIRPVQDGYDFEITLDYMRRGVYEAKLDLPLKGLWKAKLNCTWDDQHYQTTHSFTAP, from the coding sequence ATGGAAACTGCCATTAAAAATCCAAAAGACAAATGGATTCCATGGTATTTCGTAGCTTTCTTCGCCGTTATTGCCATTCTCGATGGTATATTTGTCTATGTTGCCATAAGCACTCACACCGGTGTTACTACCGAAAATGCCTATGAAAAAGGCCTGGCCTTTAACGAAAATTTTGAAAAATTTCGTGCGCAACCAAAATTGCAAGAGCAACTGAGTTTTGAGAACGGCGTATTACACTGGAACGTAAAGGACGAAGCGGGTAGGCCACTGGGAAATGCCCGCGTCATTGCAAAAATCATCCGCCCGGTCCAAGATGGCTATGATTTTGAAATAACGCTAGACTACATGCGGCGCGGGGTTTATGAAGCAAAGCTTGACCTGCCCCTAAAAGGTCTTTGGAAAGCAAAGCTCAACTGCACATGGGACGATCAGCACTATCAAACAACGCACAGCTTCACAGCCCCGTAA
- the cadA gene encoding cadmium-translocating P-type ATPase, producing MGRSALSNNAQLHSPVNGNHDTQTLSGYETLVEKTPEGLNTISVLVSGVYCAACIQKIEGSLSQEQDIILARLNFTTRRLTLTWSGVPEQSNRYIHIIENLGYTVNPFDPQIWQEESKAEERFLLLCLGVAGFAMGNIMLLSVGLWSATGETMGLATREFLHLISAAIALPTILFSGRPFFRSAIKALRGRHANMDVPISLALILASSMSLFETINGGEHVYFDSAVMLTFFLLIGRTLDFRARKQARAGASDLLAVMTGFASVIEDGKVRRVLIRDICEGNHVRIAAGENFPVDGQIIEGQSEVDTSLVTGETLPRAVKPGNDIFAGTLNLSASVTMIVTKPAKDSLLSEIVKLMEQAEQSKARYVRLADRAARLYTPVVHMLAALAFLGWFFIGGLDWQAALMISITVLIITCPCALGLAVPVVQVLATGKLMKNGVLIKSGDALERLASIDTVLLDKTGTLTLGHPALEGGLPQEALRLAASLAAHSRHPLSKAIGQSYAGTLLETKHIQEHSGQGLEGVIDGKSVRLGSRTWCGDKNAPPSDMLELWLRIDNQTPIAFFFTDHLREDACDCIEALKKSGLTPIIVSGDRNHITQKSAKECGIERFYGEQTPPQKFQIMENLKREGHKILMVGDGLNDAPVLTGATVSMAPGTAIDMAQNAADIIFMGKKLMPVHTAYNTARLAQKLVKQNFTLAVLYNIIAVPLALSGLVTPLVAAIAMSGSSLIVIANSFRLKVIK from the coding sequence ATGGGACGATCAGCACTATCAAACAACGCACAGCTTCACAGCCCCGTAAACGGAAACCATGATACGCAAACATTATCCGGCTATGAAACGCTTGTTGAAAAAACGCCTGAAGGGTTGAACACAATTTCCGTTCTCGTTAGCGGTGTTTATTGCGCCGCTTGTATCCAGAAGATCGAAGGCAGTCTTTCCCAAGAACAGGATATAATTTTAGCGCGGCTCAATTTTACAACCAGGCGTCTCACACTTACCTGGTCCGGCGTACCAGAACAAAGCAATCGCTATATACATATAATCGAAAATCTGGGATATACCGTTAATCCGTTTGACCCACAAATCTGGCAGGAAGAGAGTAAAGCTGAAGAGCGTTTCTTGTTGCTTTGCCTTGGCGTGGCAGGTTTCGCGATGGGTAACATTATGCTGCTTTCCGTCGGTCTGTGGAGCGCCACAGGCGAAACAATGGGACTGGCCACGCGCGAATTCCTGCATTTAATCTCTGCCGCTATCGCCCTGCCGACAATTTTATTTTCTGGCCGTCCCTTCTTCCGCTCTGCCATAAAAGCGCTTAGAGGCAGACACGCCAACATGGACGTGCCCATATCTCTCGCCCTTATTCTTGCCAGCTCCATGAGCCTTTTTGAAACCATAAATGGCGGCGAACACGTCTATTTCGATTCTGCGGTCATGCTAACGTTCTTCCTGCTGATTGGCCGTACCCTCGATTTCCGCGCCCGCAAACAGGCCCGCGCAGGGGCCTCAGACCTTTTGGCCGTCATGACCGGTTTTGCCAGCGTTATAGAAGACGGCAAAGTCCGCCGCGTCCTGATCCGCGATATCTGCGAAGGCAACCACGTCCGTATTGCTGCAGGGGAAAATTTCCCCGTCGACGGCCAGATCATCGAAGGCCAAAGCGAAGTTGATACCTCGCTTGTCACCGGCGAAACCCTGCCCCGCGCTGTCAAGCCTGGAAACGATATTTTTGCGGGAACATTAAACCTGTCCGCCTCCGTTACAATGATTGTGACCAAACCGGCCAAAGACTCCCTGCTCAGCGAAATTGTCAAACTCATGGAACAGGCCGAACAAAGCAAAGCCCGCTACGTTCGTCTGGCTGACCGTGCTGCGCGCCTCTACACACCCGTCGTGCACATGCTGGCCGCGCTCGCCTTTTTAGGCTGGTTTTTTATCGGCGGCTTAGACTGGCAAGCCGCGCTCATGATCTCCATCACCGTACTCATCATCACCTGTCCTTGCGCACTGGGACTGGCCGTACCCGTCGTACAAGTCCTGGCCACCGGCAAGCTCATGAAAAACGGTGTACTCATTAAATCCGGCGATGCTTTAGAGCGACTCGCCAGTATTGACACCGTTCTGCTCGACAAAACCGGCACGCTCACACTGGGCCACCCCGCATTGGAAGGAGGCCTGCCGCAAGAAGCCCTGCGCCTCGCCGCCTCTCTAGCCGCCCACAGTCGCCACCCACTTTCCAAAGCTATAGGCCAGTCTTACGCAGGAACTTTATTGGAAACAAAACACATACAGGAACATTCCGGTCAGGGACTAGAAGGTGTTATTGATGGGAAATCCGTTCGTCTTGGCAGCCGGACATGGTGCGGTGATAAAAATGCGCCGCCTTCAGATATGCTGGAATTATGGTTGCGGATCGACAACCAGACACCTATTGCCTTTTTCTTCACTGATCACCTGCGCGAAGATGCATGCGATTGTATTGAGGCTCTAAAAAAATCCGGTCTGACACCCATTATTGTCTCCGGCGATCGAAATCACATAACACAAAAAAGCGCCAAAGAATGCGGTATAGAACGTTTTTACGGCGAACAAACGCCACCGCAAAAATTCCAAATCATGGAAAACCTTAAACGCGAAGGTCATAAAATCCTTATGGTCGGCGATGGCCTGAATGATGCGCCTGTCCTGACCGGGGCAACCGTCTCGATGGCGCCAGGCACCGCCATCGATATGGCACAAAACGCAGCCGATATTATTTTCATGGGCAAAAAACTCATGCCTGTGCATACAGCCTATAATACCGCTCGGCTTGCTCAAAAGCTCGTAAAACAAAATTTCACTTTAGCTGTCCTTTATAATATCATAGCCGTACCGCTGGCACTGAGCGGACTTGTTACGCCGCTCGTTGCTGCGATTGCCATGTCAGGTTCGTCACTCATAGTGATCGCCAATTCATTTCGCTTAAAGGTCATAAAATGA
- the ccoS gene encoding cbb3-type cytochrome oxidase assembly protein CcoS, which produces MSILIYLIPIALFLGLLGLAAFVWSLKSGQYDDLDGAAHRILLDDEKTLTQEHDIRHS; this is translated from the coding sequence ATGAGCATCCTTATCTACCTCATCCCCATTGCCCTGTTTCTTGGCCTGCTTGGCCTGGCTGCCTTTGTCTGGAGTTTGAAATCAGGTCAGTATGACGATCTCGACGGCGCAGCTCATCGCATTTTGCTCGATGACGAAAAAACATTGACACAAGAGCATGATATCCGTCACAGTTAA
- a CDS encoding PAS domain-containing protein, whose amino-acid sequence MKNSHVTGVERTFDKNEIIVSKTDLKGRITYVNRVFMTLADYTEKDLLDQPHSIIRHPEMPRCVFKLLWDTIEKDKKEIFAYVINRSANGDHYWVLAHVTPSFDEGGNIVGYHSNRRVPDRRVLNDTIVPLYKKLLDEENSHKNAKEGMNSAYQMLVALLEEKGVGYDELIFSLSNAA is encoded by the coding sequence ATGAAGAACTCACACGTTACAGGTGTAGAACGCACCTTCGATAAAAATGAAATCATTGTCAGTAAAACGGATCTCAAAGGCCGCATAACCTATGTAAACCGCGTCTTTATGACGCTAGCGGACTATACCGAAAAAGATCTCCTTGATCAGCCCCACAGCATCATACGCCATCCTGAAATGCCACGCTGCGTCTTTAAGTTGCTGTGGGATACGATAGAAAAAGATAAAAAAGAGATATTTGCCTACGTTATAAACCGTTCGGCCAACGGCGATCATTACTGGGTTCTTGCCCATGTCACCCCCAGCTTCGATGAAGGGGGCAATATCGTAGGATATCACTCTAATCGACGCGTTCCAGACAGACGCGTCCTCAACGATACAATCGTTCCGCTATATAAAAAGCTATTAGATGAAGAAAACAGCCACAAAAATGCTAAAGAAGGCATGAACAGCGCCTATCAAATGCTTGTGGCTTTACTTGAAGAGAAAGGCGTTGGTTACGACGAGCTCATCTTTTCTCTTTCAAATGCAGCCTGA